The DNA window GGCCAGCCGCTGCTGATGGCCCATTGGCGCCGTCTCTTCGACGTGCCCTGTGCGCAGGTCCTGCTCACCTACGACGACCTGCAGCGCCGCGCCCGCTTCGTGAACGCGAAGAACACGATCGCCGAGTTGCTCGACCGGGACACGCTGCCGATCGTGAATGAAAACGACACCGTCGCCACCGAGGAATTGCGGGTGGGCGACAACGACAACCTCGCCGCCTACGTGGCGGTGCTGGCCGAGGCGGATTTGCTCGTGATCTGCTCGGACGTAGACGGCCTCTACACCGCCGATCCGCACGACGACCCGGACGCGGAGCGCCTGCCGGCGGTGGACGCCATCACCGACGAGATCTACGACATGGTCGGGCCCTCCCACCGCAAGGTGGCCACCGGCGGCATGCAGACGAAGGTGGAGGCGGCAGAAAAAGCGACGGACCGCGGGATCGATACCGTTCTGGTCAACGGAACCAAAGGCGGCCACCTCGACGCGCTGGGGCGCGGTGAGATGCCGGGCACGCTCTTTCGGCAGGCCGAGCAGCCGCTTCCCGCGCGCAAGCACTGGATGCTCCACGCGCTTCCCTCCGCGGGCCGCCTGACGGTCGACGCCGGGGCGGCCGACGCACTGCGACACGAGGGCGCTTCGTTGTTGCCGTCGGGCATTGTGGCGGTGGAGGGCCGCTTTGCCCGGGGCGACGCCGTGGAGATTGCAGTCGAGAAAGAGGGGAACCGGACCCGCGTGGCGAAGGGCATCACGCAGTACGGGGCCGCCGACCTGGAGCGCATCCAGGGGCGACAGAGCCACGCCATCGCCGAGGTCCTCGACGAGGCGCCCGCCGACTACGTGGTGCACCGCGACGATCTGGTGGTGGAGGCGTGAGGCGGATTGTGGACTGTGGCCTCCCTGTCCGTCTACGCCGTACGAACGACGGCAACAACGGTCGGAGCACCGGCGGGCGCTCTGTGTATAGCAGTTTGCTTTTTCGGCATGAACAAACAAATAAATTCAGTCGCGCCCATGTCCGACACGACCTCCGAAGCGCTCTCCGTCGACGCTCTCGCCGCGGACTGCAAGGCCGCCGCCCGCGAGCTGAGCACGCTTTCGACCGAAACGAAGAACCGCACGCTGCGCCGCATGGCCGACGCGCTGGAGGCGGACGAGGAGGCCATCCTGGCCGCCAACGGCAAGGACGTGAGCGCTGCGCGTGAGGAGGGGCTCGACGACGCCCTGATCGACCGGCTCGTCCTGAATCCCGACCGAATCACCAAGATGGCCGACGCGCTGCGCGACGTGGCGTCCTTCGCCGATCCCGTGGGCGAAATGGGGGGCACCACCAAACGGCCCAGTGGCATCGAGGTGGGAAAGATGCGCATCCCGCTGGGGGTGATCGGCATGATCTACGAGGCCCGTCCCAACGTCACGGCCGACGCCGCCGGGCTCTGTTTCAAGGCGGGCAACGCGGTCCTGCTGCGGGGCGGCTCCAACGCATTCCACTCGAACCAGGCCGTCGCGGCGGCGCTGCACACGGCCCTGGAGGCGGAGGGCGTCCCCCCCGCGGCCGTCACACTCATCCCCACCACCGACCGGGCGGCGGTGCAGGAGATGCTGACCCTCAACCAGCACCTCGACCTCATTATTCCGCGCGGTGGGGAGGGCCTGATCCGCTTCGTGGACGAGACGAGCCAGATTCCCGTCATCAAGCACTACAAGGGCGTCTGCCACCTCTACGTCGACGAAGACGCGGACCTGGAGGTCGCGGAGGACCTCCTGCTCGACGGCAAGGTCTCGCGCCCCAGCGTCTGCAACGCGCTCGAAACGCTGCTCGTGCACGCGGACGTGGCGGACGACTTTCTGCCCCGGGCCCGGGCGCTCCTCGACGACGCCGGCGTGGAGCTTCGCGGGGACGATCGGACCCGACAACTGCTCCCGGGCGTGGGGGCGGCGACCGAAGACGACTACGCCGCCGAGTACCTCGACCTGACCCTCGCGGCCCGGGTGGTCGAAAGCGACGACGAGGCGCTGAACCACATCGCCGAGTACGGCTCCAACCACACGGAAGTCATCGTGACCGACCGCCTTCCGACGGCCCGCCGCTTCGTCCGCTCGGTCGACGCGTCGGTCGTGCTCGTAAACGCCTCCTCACGCTTCTCGGACGGGGGCGAGCTGGGGCTGGGCGCCGAGATCGGCATCTCCACCACCAAGCTGCACGCCTACGGCCCGATGGGCCTGGAGGCGCTGACCACCGAGAAGTTTGTGGTGTACGGGGAGGGGGAGACGCGCCACCCGGTGGAAAAATAGGCTACGGCGGGACGGCATGGGCGTCCGATTGCTCAGGCCAGGTAGCTCATGGCCCCGACGACGAGAAGACCGGAACCAACGACGAGTACGATCCCGCTTGCCAAATAGGCACAGGCGGGCAGGAGGCGAGCTCGCCAGTGCGTTCCGAAAAACGCGCCGGCGCCGTGGGTGTGGAGGCCAACCTGCAAAAAAATAGGCAGAACGCCGATGTAGGCCGGAGCTGCCCAGAAGAGCAGTGGACCGAGCACCCCAAGGAACAGTGTGGCCTGGGCCGTGACGTAGAGCTCAAACACGAGGGTCTCGGCGGCGGTCCGTTCCGGAAATGCCCATCGAAGGAGCAGGCCTGCAACGATACAGGTGAAGAGCCCGACGTACGTCTGTACTTGTTGGAAAAACTGGAAGATGCCCGCTGCAAGGTCCTGAGCAGAAGACCAGCCGAGCGACCGGAGCGGAGATCCGGAACGGAACACCTCATCGGGATGGGTCCCCAAAGAACGCCATGTTGCCTCGAACGCCTCGGCCTGCCCCTGCACCCACGCCTCCTGAAACATTGAGAAGACGAGAAAGGTAGCCGTGGCGGTCAACAGAAAGTAGCCAAGAGGATTGACGAACTCCTTGCGTTCCCCGTCCACGTACCGGCGGGCCACACGGCCCGGATTCTGCGCAGCGCGACGGAGCGTCTGCCCGACGCCCCGTTCCAAATCCTCAAGGTCCAGGGCCGATTCGAGGAAGCGCTGCACCAGGTAGAGCACCCGGAGCTCGGGGACGTGCCGCTGCCCGCACTGGTGGCAGTAATCGCCCACCAGGGGCGCGCCGCAATTCTGACAGGGGACTCCTCGACCCGACGAGGCATCACCGGGCTGGGCCTCCGGGGCGTCGGACATCGATCAGAGAGAAAATCATGCAAGAGAGGACACCCCGCTTGCATTTGTGCGCCCGGCGCGTCGTTCCGTCTGGCTCAGATGGCAACGAGGGCGGATGGCCGGTGCACGACGACGTTGTGCCTCGGGGCGCCGAGGCATAGGTTAAGACCGACCGTCCCCCAGTCCCCATGGGCCCTGTTCCGGTTCGGTCGAGGCCTTTGTCCCCTACCTCCATCTTCCCGACGACTCCTCGGCGCGATGACGTCCCTGACCCGCCGCACGGCGTACTACCTACTGGTGCTCGCGGCCGCCACCGTGGGACTGACGGGCGCGTACAGCCTGGGCATGAGCGTGTGGGAGGGACGGCCGCGGCCGTGGTACCAGGCCCTGGAGGTGGTGGTGCAGACGTTCACGACGACCGGATACGGCGAGGACGCGCCGTGGAGCAGTCCCCAGATGAACATGCTGGTGGTCGTTATTCAACTCGCGGGCATTGGGTTCATTCTGAGTGCCGTGGACGTGTTCGTGGTGCCCTGGCTCCGCGAGGCGCTCAGGCCCACGGCCCCGAAGGGCCTCCCCGACCGGTCCGGTCACGTCATCGTGTGCGGCTACACGCCCCGGGTGGAGGTCTTCATCGACGAGATGATTGAGCGGGGAGAGGAGTACGTGCTCATTGAGCCCAACGTGGAGCAGGCCGCGTCGCTCTACGAGCGGGACTACGAGGTCATGGAGGGGGACCCGACATCGACTGCCGTTCTGGAGCGGGCCTCCGTCGGGGCGGCAAAGGCCCTGGTGGCCGACGTGGCCGACGACGAAAATGCCAGCATTGTGCTTGCGGCCCGTGAGGCCAGTCCGGAACGCCGCATCATCACGTTGGCCGAGGACGCCTCGGCAACCCGATACCACCGGGCGGCGGGGGCGGACGTGGCGCTTTCGCCCCGGCAGCTGCTCGGGCGGAGCCTCGCTGCGCAGGTGCCCGTGGCCGCGGCGGCCAACGTGGAGGAACAGGCGACGGCGGGGACTGAGATTGACTTCGCGGAGCTCATCGTGACCCGGCACGGCCCGTCTCACGACCATTCACTCCGCGCCCTTCGGCTTTCGGAGCGGTTCGGGGTGCGCGTCATTGGGGCCTGGCTCGATGGCACCTTCGAGACGTCCGTGGACGCCGACACGCCCCTCGAAGCGGGCACGCGCCTGTTTCTCGCCGGCACGCCCGACCAACTGGATGCCCTTCGCAGTGAGATGGCCCCGTACGTGCGGGCCTTCACGCCACAGTCCATCATCCTCGCCGGACACGGCGACTCGGGGCAGGCCGCGCGGGACTCCCTTCGGGCGGTACATGCCGACGTGACGGTGCTCGACCTCGAAGACGGGGCGGAGGTGGACGTGGCGGGGGACGTTCGCGACCCCGACGCGCTCCGGGCCTGCGGAATCGAGGACGCGTCGGCCCTTATCATCGCCGTGGACGACGACAGCGTCGCCACGTTCGCGACGCTCATCGCGCGCGACCTGAACCCGGAGCTGCAAATCCTCGTCCGGGCCCACGACGAGACGGCCGTTCAGAACCTCTACCGGGCCGGCGCGGACTTCGTGCAGGCCCTGCCGACGGTCTGTGGGCGGATGCTGGCCGCCACGGCATTCGAAGACGAGGACCACCGGTCTCGCGATCGACACATCAACGTGGTCCGCCTCCCGGCCTCCCCATTGGCCGGAGAACCGTTGAGGGAGGTCGATCCGGATGCACAGACCAACTACACAGTGCTTGCCGTGTACCGGGAGGGCGACTTCCTCACCGATCCCGACGACGCCCTCGTTGCCTTCGAGGCGGACGACGAGGTGCTCGTCGCCGGAACCGAGGACGGGATTCGGCAATTTCGGGCGCGGCTTGAGGACAGGCAGTCGGCGTAGTGCCGGGCCGTCCGCCACGTACCCTACGGTTGCTCGGGACCCGCCGGGTGCCCTGGGCCGATCCACTCGTGTCGGTGGAGCCGCTGCCAGGCCGCCGCAATTTGCGCCGGCGCGAAACGCTCCGCCTTGCGCCGGCTCCAGTCCTGCACGGCCCGCACGACCGCCTCGGGACGGCGCCGGGCCTGCGCGTCGTGCCGCGTGAGCCAGCCGACCGTAGCGAGCAGTTCGAGCGTGTCGGGCGTGTCGCACTCCTCGATGAGGGCCCGCACCCGGCCCAGACGCTCACTGGCGGTCGGGTGGTCCGAAAGGGTGTCCCGCGCCACACCGACCGCTGGCGGGCGAAGGCGAAACGAGGAGTCCTGGTGCGACGGGTCGTACCCCGCAATAAAGGCCCCCTCAATCCGGCGCAGCACGGCCGTGAGGCCCGCGGCGCGGAGCCCGTACGTGCCCGGCTCGAACGTGAGGCGCAGGTCCTCGCCCGCCCCCTGCACCAGGAAGGCGAGATTGTGCGCTGCGTGTGGACTGACGGTGTCGCCCGGCGTGGCGTAGGCGTCGAGGACGGAGAGGAGGAGGGCACGTCCCCGGGTCATGGCGGGGCGATCGTCCGCGTCGGGGCCGCCGCCCTCTGCGCTCGCCGACCGGGGGGCGTAAACGAGCGCCCGGACGCCATCGAGCGACTTGAGCGGCGTGGTAAGCAGCGGGCGCACCGTCGGCCAGTCGAGCCCGCCCCCGCCGCAGCCCAGTGCGGGCACGGCGAGCGACGCAATGTCGTGGGCGGTGGCCTCGTCGACGAGGGCTGCCATCCCCGACTCGATGTGCGGGACGGACGAGGCGTCGCGCCAGTGGTCCTTCGTGGCCACGTTCAGGACGTAGCGGGGATGCTGGCCGTCGCCGAAGAGTCCCCCGCGGTCGTGCACGAGCACGTCGCCCGGCGCCAGGGCCCCGGCGTCGCAGGCCGCCTCGTACTGCTCGTAGTTGTCGGGAAACCGCGTCTTGAACTGGCGGCACAGCCCGCGCTTCATGAGGCCGGCGCAGTGGACCGGGTTCACGAGCGCCGCCACGTCCGCGTCGAACAGATCCCCGTGTACAATTTCGACCATGGACCGCCTTTATCGTAGTGGGCGCAACCGACAAAGAGAAAGGGCCGCGAGACGGTCTCGCGGCCCTCCTGCTGAACGTGTTCGAACGTCCCGTTCCCACGAAATGCACGCAGGGACAGGGCCCTGAGTGACGTGGCTACGCGGTCTTGAGGGCCGACGTCAGCTCCTCCTCTTCGTCCGCCTCGTAGGCGTCGGTCGGGGGACAGGCGCAGTAGAGGTTCCGGTCGCCGTAGGCGTCGTTCACGCGCCGCACGGTGGGCCAGAACTTGCGCTCGCGCACCGCCTCCACCGGATAGGCCGCCGTCTCGCGGCTGTACGCGCGGTCCCACTCGTCGGCGGTAACCATCTCGGCGGTGTGGGGGGCCTGCTTGAGCGTGCTCGCCTCCGCCTCCAGCGTCCCGGTCTCGACGGCCTCGATCTCGCTGCGGATGGCGGCGAATGCGTCGACCAGGCGGTCGAGCTCCGCCTTCGACTCGCTCTCCGTGGGCTCCACCATGAGCGTGCCGACCACCGGCCAGCTCATCGTGGGGGCGTGGAAGCCGTAGTCCATCAGCCGCTTCGCCACGTCCTGCTCGTTGATGTCGAGCTCAGAGCGGAACGGGCGGAGGTCGAGGATAAACTCGTGGGCCACACGGTCATTGGGGCCCCGGAAGACGATGTCGTAGTGGTTCGACAGCTGGTCGGCCAGGTAGTTGGCGTTGAGGAGGGCCGTCTTCGACGACTTCGTGAGGCCCTCTGGGCCCAGCAGCTTGATGTAGGCCCACGAGATGAGCAGAATCAAGGCGCTGCCATGTGGCGCCGCGGCAATCGCGGGAATGTGTTGGTCGCCGCCCGTCTCCACCACCGGGTGACCGGGGAGGAAGGGACTCAGGTGCTCGGCCGTGCAGACCGGCCCCACGCCCGGCCCGCCGCCGCCGTGCGGAATGCTAAACGTCTTGTGCAGGTTGAGGTGGCACACGTCCACGCCGTACTCGCGGGGGCGGCAGAGGCCGACCTGTGCGTTGACGTTGGCCCCGTCGAGGTACACCTGCCCGCCGTGCTCGTGGATGACGTCACAGATCTCTTCGACGTGCTCCTCGAAGACGCCGTGCGTCGACGGGTACGTAATCATCGCGGCGGCGAGGCGCTCGCTGTTTACCTCGGCCTGCTCGCGGAGGTCCTCCAGGTCCACGTCCCCGTTCTCGTCGCAGTCGATCGTGATGACCTCCATCCCGGCCATGTTGGCACTGGCGGGGTTGGTGCCGTGGGCGGACTCAGGGACGAGGCACACGTCCCGCTGCTCCTCGCCCCGCGCCTCGTGGTAGGCCTGAATGATCAGGAGGCCGGTATACTCGCCGGAGGCCCCGGAATTGGGCTGGAAGGAGATGTCGTCGAAGCCCGTGATCTCCGTCAGGTAGCCGCTGAGCTCGTCGATCACCTGCTCGTACCCCGCCGCCTGCTCCTGGGGCGCAAAGGGGTGCAGGCCCGCAAACTGCGGGTTCGAGATCGGCTGGAGGGCGGCGGTCGGGTTCAGCTTCATGGTGCACGATCCCAGCGGGATCATGCTGTGGACGAGCGACAGGTCTTTGTCCGCCAGTGACTTCATGTACCGCGTCAGCTCGCCCTCGGAGTGGTACGAGTTGAAGACCGGGTGCTCCAGGTACGAGGTCTGCCGCGGCATCGGGCCGTCGTAGCCGCTGTCGAGGTCCGCGGCCAGGTCGTCGGCGTACAGCTTCTGGCCGTTGGTGGCCCCGAAGACGGTGAAGAGCGCGTCCAGGTCTTCGGCGTCGACGGTCTGGTCGAGCGCGACGCCTACCGACCCGTCGTCGTAGTAGCGGAGGTTGATCTCGTGCGCCTCGGCCCGCTCGCGGACCTGCGCCTGAGTGGCATCGGTGAGGTCCACGCGGAGCGTGTCGAAGTACGCATCGTGGCGGACGGTGTGGCCCGTTCGGTTCAGCCCCTCGGCCAGCGTCTTCGTGAGGTCGTGCACCCGCGTCGCAATCTCGCGGAGCCCCTCGGGGCCGTGGTAGACGGCGTACATCGACGCCATCACCGCCAGCAGCACCTGGGAGGTGCAGATGTTGGACGTGGCGCGCCCCCGTCGGATGTGCTGCTCGCGGGTCTGGAGCGCCATGCGGAGCGCCATCTCGCCGTCGGCATCCTTCGTAACGCCGATCATGCGACCGGGCACCTGGCGCTGGAAGCGTTCGCGGGTCGCGAAGTAGGCGGCGTGGGGCCCGCCGTAGCCCATCGGCACCCCAAAGCGCTGCGTGGAGCCGACGACCGCGTCGGCCCCCCACTCGCCCGGGGCCTCCAGGAGCGTGAGGCTCAGCAGATCGGCGGCCACGGCCACGTAGGCGTCCGCCTCGTGGGCCCGGTCGGCCACGTCGCGGTAGTCGTGCACCGCGCCGTCGGTCGTGGGGTACTGCAGGAGGCAGCCGAACGTGTCCTCGCCGAAGACGAAGTTCTCGGGGGATTCCACGATGACGTCGATCCCGATCGGCTCGGCGCGGCCCTTTACCACCTCGATGGTCTGCGGGTGGCAGTCCTCCGACACGTAAAACGTGGCGGCGTCGCTGCGGCGGTCGACCCGATTCAGCATCATCATCGCCTCCGCCGCGGCCGTCGCCTCGTCGAGCAGCGACGCGTTGGCGATCTCCAGGCCCGTCAGGTCGATGGTCATGTCCTGGAAGTTGAGGAGCGCCTCCAGGCGGCCCTGTGCAATCTCGGCCTGGTAGGGCGTGTACTGGGTGTACCAGGCCGGATTTTCCAGGATGTTGCGCTGGATGACGGGGGGCGTGTGGGTGTGGCGGTAGCCCATGCCGATGAACGAGCGCCACGTGTCGTTCTTGGCGCCGGCGTCCTGAGCCGCGTCGAGCACCTGCTGTTCGGTGAGGGCGGACGGCAGGTCGAGGGGGGCGTCGGTCCGGATCGAGTCTGGAATGGCCGCGTCGACGAGGGCGTCGAGCGACTCGGCCCCGAGGGCGTCGAGCATGGCGTCCACGTCGGCGTCCGTGGGGCCGAGGTGACGCTCGTCGAACGTGTTTGCGGACGAGAGATCAATGGCCATCTGAAGGCAAGAGGTTGGGTGAGAAGGCAAAACCAGGGCGTGAGGTCAAATGGACACTCAGGTATATGCCCCGCAGGCGCGCCATGTTGTCCGGAATAGCTGAAAAGCCTGCAACAGACGGGTCGGGGGTGGGCCTGTGCGGGAAAGGTTAGCAAATCGAGCCGTCGTCCTCAACATAACAGGCGTCCGATTGAAACCGATTCCAGTCGGCCATCAGGGCACGTAGTGCTTGGAGGTGTGAACGGAGGGCCGACGCTCCGGTCACGACCTCGCCGTCGTCGTGCAGGGCCGGGAGTTCGGAAATGACTTCGGGGAGGGCGTCGGCATCTTCGACGTGCTCGACCTCGTGGGCAATGACCATTTCGCGAAGGGCCTCTTCGATCTCGTCGGCCCACGGGTCACCAGGCTGGCGGTAGAGCGTGACCATGGGATTGGGGGAATGCGTCTGTGAAGAAATCCAGGGCGCTTGTTTGCACGTGCCAGATGAGCGTGGTCGCTGAGGGCGAACATCCATCCCCCACGCTCCAGGGCTTCGCGCAACTCGCGTTCCGGGGCTCCGTTTCCCACCTGCTTTCGCTTTCATTGTTTACGCGTGCTGTGCCCATGGATCACGACCGCCTCGAACTCTCCCCCGAAAAAATGCGGACGCTCGGCTACCGGGTCGTGGATCTCCTGGTCGACCACTTCGCGGACGGAGGGGACGAATCGCTGGGGGAAACGCCGTCGCGAGACGAACTAGAGGCCCACCTCCGGGAAGACCTCCCGGAAGAGGGGACCCCCCCGGAGGCCGTTCTTGATCAGGTGGAGGCGGAGGTGCTGCCGAACACAATGCGGGTGGACCACCCTCGCTTCTTCGGGTTCGTGCCGGGGCCGAACAACTTCGTCGGCGTGCTCGCCGACATGCTGGCGTCGGGGTTCAATGTGTTCTCGGGGACCTGGATCTCGGGCGCCGCCGCCGCGCAGATCGAACTGGTGGTGATCGACTGGCTGCGGACGCTCTGTGGCCTCCCAGAGGCCGCAGGGGGGCTGTTCACGAGCGGGGGCTCGATGGCAAACGTCACGGCCCTGGCCGCCGCCCGCCACGCCCGGCTGGACGACGACGTGACGGGGGCCGTCGCCTACTGCTCCGACCAGACCCACACGTCGGTCGACCGGGCCCTGCGGCTGCTCGGGTTCGGCCCCGACCAGCTCCACCGGGTGCCCGCCGACGATCAGTACCGGCTCGATCCTGAGTCCCTGGAAGAGGCCATCGCGGCCGACCGGGCGGCGGGGCGGCGTCCCTTCTGCATCATCGCCAACGCGGGCACCACCAACACCGGGGCCGTCGATCCGCTGCCCGCCCTGGCGGCCCTGGCCGACGCCGAAGACCTGTGGCTGCACGTGGACGGGGCGTACGGGGCGCCGACGGTCGTCTGCAAGCGGGGCCAGAACCGGCTCGTTGGCATCGAACGGGTCGATTCGCTGACCCTCGATCCGCACAAGTGGCTCTTCCAGCCCTTCGAGATCGGGGGCGTGCTCGTGCGCGACGAGCAGCACCTCCGCCGGGCCTTTCGGCTGGAGGCGGAGTACCTGGAGGACGCGGTGGGGGAGGAGGACGAGGTCAACTTCTCAGCCTCCGGCATCCAGCTTACGCGCAGCTTCCGGGCGCTCAAGCTCTGGATGACGCTCAAGGTGTTTGGCCGCGAGCACGTCGCCACCGCGGTGGCGCGGGGCTTCGAGCGGGCCGAGCAGGCCGAGCGGCTGCTTCGGGGGCGGCCCGGGTGGACGGTGGTGACCCCGGCCCAGATGGGCATCATCACGTTTCGCTGCGAACCGGACGGGTGGACGCCCGACCAGGTGGACGCGCTCACACGCCGCCTCATTGCGGCCGTAAACGACGAAGGGGCGGCCTTCCTGACGCAGACGACGCTCGACGGCCGGCCCGTCCTCCGGCTGTGCCCCATCAACCCACGGACGACGGCGAAGGACCTCGAAGAAACGATTGCACGGCTCGACGCCCTCCAGGCCGAAATAGAGGTGGGGGCAACCCCGGCATCCTGACGCGGCGGGCGCCTCCGGAGAGACGGGCGAGCGACGCCGAGCGAACACTTTGCGAAAGACGACAGCGGGCCTCGATCGTCACACTCCCTTTCAAACCGACGGACGAGGGGGGCGTACCTATTAGTCGTTGCGCGAACCCTTCCTCCCAGCCTCTCTAGCTCACTGTGAAACTGTGGTCGTACCAGGGGGCCGTCCTCGGGGCGTGCACCCTGGCCTTCTTCGCGACGATGGCCGCGCGGCTGGCCATCAGTCCGGTCGTGCCCGCCATCGGCGACGCGTTTGGGGTGTCCAACAGTGCGATCGGCCTGGCCCTCACGGGCATGTGGATGGCGTACGCGGCCTCGCAGTTTCCGAGTGGGCTGCTGGCCGACCGGTACGGGGAGCGGCGCATTATCCTCGTGGCGGTGGGGGGGACGGCGCTGGCGAGCGCGCTGGTGGCGATGGCGCCGACCTATCCCGTTTTCCTCGTCGGGGCGGTGGTGCTGGGGGGCGTCGCCGGGCTCCACTTCAGCGTCGCCACGTCGCTTTTGACCCGGACCATCCCGAACACCGGCTCCGCGATTGGACTTCACACCGCGGGGGCGCCGGTGGCGGGCGTGTTGGTTCCGCTGGCCGCAGGAAGCATCGGGGTGTGGCTGGACTGGCGGTGGGCCGTGGCGCTGGGGGCCGTCATTGCGCTCCCGAGCGCCCTCCTCTTCGGGATGGTGGTTCGCCCCATCGCGCCGGTGCGGCCCGACGAGTCGCCCTGGAGCCGTCTCCGTCTCGGGCCGTTGCTCGAACTGCTCGGGCGTCCGCCCATCGCGCTCACGGCGGGGCTCTCCGTCGTGGGGGCCTTCGTGTGGCAGGCCACCGCTTCGTTTCTGCCGGCGTTTCTCATCGAGTATCAGGGCTACGGGGAGGCGGGCGCCGGCGCGCTCTTTTCGGCCTACTTCGTGGTGCAGGGCCTCACCCAGCCGCTGCTGGGCACCCTCTCGGACCGCGTGGGCCGGTACCCGGCGGCCACCGCCGCCGTAGGGATCGGGGTGGTGGGCTACACGGGGCTCGTCGCGGGGGGCGGGCCGTGGATCGTGGGCGGGGCGACCCTCTGTGCTGGATTGGCGATGGGGTGGGGCGCG is part of the Salinibacter ruber DSM 13855 genome and encodes:
- the proB gene encoding glutamate 5-kinase gives rise to the protein MATVALPDWTRAVVKVGSALVAPDDRGCSTTHLLPIARFVIQSRRQGKEVILVSSGAVAAGLAEQGRGGPGTGLSIPERQALAALGQPLLMAHWRRLFDVPCAQVLLTYDDLQRRARFVNAKNTIAELLDRDTLPIVNENDTVATEELRVGDNDNLAAYVAVLAEADLLVICSDVDGLYTADPHDDPDAERLPAVDAITDEIYDMVGPSHRKVATGGMQTKVEAAEKATDRGIDTVLVNGTKGGHLDALGRGEMPGTLFRQAEQPLPARKHWMLHALPSAGRLTVDAGAADALRHEGASLLPSGIVAVEGRFARGDAVEIAVEKEGNRTRVAKGITQYGAADLERIQGRQSHAIAEVLDEAPADYVVHRDDLVVEA
- a CDS encoding glutamate-5-semialdehyde dehydrogenase, producing the protein MSDTTSEALSVDALAADCKAAARELSTLSTETKNRTLRRMADALEADEEAILAANGKDVSAAREEGLDDALIDRLVLNPDRITKMADALRDVASFADPVGEMGGTTKRPSGIEVGKMRIPLGVIGMIYEARPNVTADAAGLCFKAGNAVLLRGGSNAFHSNQAVAAALHTALEAEGVPPAAVTLIPTTDRAAVQEMLTLNQHLDLIIPRGGEGLIRFVDETSQIPVIKHYKGVCHLYVDEDADLEVAEDLLLDGKVSRPSVCNALETLLVHADVADDFLPRARALLDDAGVELRGDDRTRQLLPGVGAATEDDYAAEYLDLTLAARVVESDDEALNHIAEYGSNHTEVIVTDRLPTARRFVRSVDASVVLVNASSRFSDGGELGLGAEIGISTTKLHAYGPMGLEALTTEKFVVYGEGETRHPVEK
- a CDS encoding DUF3667 domain-containing protein, whose translation is MSDAPEAQPGDASSGRGVPCQNCGAPLVGDYCHQCGQRHVPELRVLYLVQRFLESALDLEDLERGVGQTLRRAAQNPGRVARRYVDGERKEFVNPLGYFLLTATATFLVFSMFQEAWVQGQAEAFEATWRSLGTHPDEVFRSGSPLRSLGWSSAQDLAAGIFQFFQQVQTYVGLFTCIVAGLLLRWAFPERTAAETLVFELYVTAQATLFLGVLGPLLFWAAPAYIGVLPIFLQVGLHTHGAGAFFGTHWRARLLPACAYLASGIVLVVGSGLLVVGAMSYLA
- a CDS encoding potassium channel family protein; its protein translation is MTSLTRRTAYYLLVLAAATVGLTGAYSLGMSVWEGRPRPWYQALEVVVQTFTTTGYGEDAPWSSPQMNMLVVVIQLAGIGFILSAVDVFVVPWLREALRPTAPKGLPDRSGHVIVCGYTPRVEVFIDEMIERGEEYVLIEPNVEQAASLYERDYEVMEGDPTSTAVLERASVGAAKALVADVADDENASIVLAAREASPERRIITLAEDASATRYHRAAGADVALSPRQLLGRSLAAQVPVAAAANVEEQATAGTEIDFAELIVTRHGPSHDHSLRALRLSERFGVRVIGAWLDGTFETSVDADTPLEAGTRLFLAGTPDQLDALRSEMAPYVRAFTPQSIILAGHGDSGQAARDSLRAVHADVTVLDLEDGAEVDVAGDVRDPDALRACGIEDASALIIAVDDDSVATFATLIARDLNPELQILVRAHDETAVQNLYRAGADFVQALPTVCGRMLAATAFEDEDHRSRDRHINVVRLPASPLAGEPLREVDPDAQTNYTVLAVYREGDFLTDPDDALVAFEADDEVLVAGTEDGIRQFRARLEDRQSA
- the darG gene encoding type II toxin-antitoxin system antitoxin DNA ADP-ribosyl glycohydrolase DarG; this encodes MVEIVHGDLFDADVAALVNPVHCAGLMKRGLCRQFKTRFPDNYEQYEAACDAGALAPGDVLVHDRGGLFGDGQHPRYVLNVATKDHWRDASSVPHIESGMAALVDEATAHDIASLAVPALGCGGGGLDWPTVRPLLTTPLKSLDGVRALVYAPRSASAEGGGPDADDRPAMTRGRALLLSVLDAYATPGDTVSPHAAHNLAFLVQGAGEDLRLTFEPGTYGLRAAGLTAVLRRIEGAFIAGYDPSHQDSSFRLRPPAVGVARDTLSDHPTASERLGRVRALIEECDTPDTLELLATVGWLTRHDAQARRRPEAVVRAVQDWSRRKAERFAPAQIAAAWQRLHRHEWIGPGHPAGPEQP
- the gcvP gene encoding aminomethyl-transferring glycine dehydrogenase is translated as MAIDLSSANTFDERHLGPTDADVDAMLDALGAESLDALVDAAIPDSIRTDAPLDLPSALTEQQVLDAAQDAGAKNDTWRSFIGMGYRHTHTPPVIQRNILENPAWYTQYTPYQAEIAQGRLEALLNFQDMTIDLTGLEIANASLLDEATAAAEAMMMLNRVDRRSDAATFYVSEDCHPQTIEVVKGRAEPIGIDVIVESPENFVFGEDTFGCLLQYPTTDGAVHDYRDVADRAHEADAYVAVAADLLSLTLLEAPGEWGADAVVGSTQRFGVPMGYGGPHAAYFATRERFQRQVPGRMIGVTKDADGEMALRMALQTREQHIRRGRATSNICTSQVLLAVMASMYAVYHGPEGLREIATRVHDLTKTLAEGLNRTGHTVRHDAYFDTLRVDLTDATQAQVRERAEAHEINLRYYDDGSVGVALDQTVDAEDLDALFTVFGATNGQKLYADDLAADLDSGYDGPMPRQTSYLEHPVFNSYHSEGELTRYMKSLADKDLSLVHSMIPLGSCTMKLNPTAALQPISNPQFAGLHPFAPQEQAAGYEQVIDELSGYLTEITGFDDISFQPNSGASGEYTGLLIIQAYHEARGEEQRDVCLVPESAHGTNPASANMAGMEVITIDCDENGDVDLEDLREQAEVNSERLAAAMITYPSTHGVFEEHVEEICDVIHEHGGQVYLDGANVNAQVGLCRPREYGVDVCHLNLHKTFSIPHGGGGPGVGPVCTAEHLSPFLPGHPVVETGGDQHIPAIAAAPHGSALILLISWAYIKLLGPEGLTKSSKTALLNANYLADQLSNHYDIVFRGPNDRVAHEFILDLRPFRSELDINEQDVAKRLMDYGFHAPTMSWPVVGTLMVEPTESESKAELDRLVDAFAAIRSEIEAVETGTLEAEASTLKQAPHTAEMVTADEWDRAYSRETAAYPVEAVRERKFWPTVRRVNDAYGDRNLYCACPPTDAYEADEEEELTSALKTA
- a CDS encoding glutathione S-transferase N-terminal domain-containing protein; amino-acid sequence: MVTLYRQPGDPWADEIEEALREMVIAHEVEHVEDADALPEVISELPALHDDGEVVTGASALRSHLQALRALMADWNRFQSDACYVEDDGSIC